From Camelina sativa cultivar DH55 chromosome 7, Cs, whole genome shotgun sequence, one genomic window encodes:
- the LOC104700219 gene encoding glutamate receptor 3.7 isoform X2, whose protein sequence is MGLGIDSFVAITALILAFLVVPMGCQRPDVVNLGAVFAFDSVIGRAAKVALEAAVSDVNADTSVLNGTKLRLLMEDSVCNVFHGSIGAFKLLEKEVVAMIGPISSSVAHTMSDIAKGLHFPLISFAATDPTLSALQFPFFLRTTPNDAHQMSALVELIAFYGWKEVISVYSDDELGRNGVAALDDELYKKRSRISYKVPLSVHSDEKFLTEALKKSKSIGPRVYILHFGPDPSLRIFDIAQKLQMMTHEYVWLATDWLSVTLDSSLSDKGTLKRLEGVVGLRQHIPESIKMQQFTHKLKSNRSMNAYALHAYDTVWMIAYGIEKLLNEGINITFSYSEKLLHAKGTKLHLEKIKFFNSGELLLEKLLKVNFTGIAGQVQFGSGRNVIGCDYEIINVDKTGVHTVGFWSKNGGFSVVAPKLQHSQKETSLVSDEKLGDITWPGGGHGKPRGWVIADSADPLKIVIPRRVSFVEFVTEEKNSSHRIKGYCIDIFIEALKFVPYNVPYIFEPFGNGHSSPNYNQLIQMVTGGVYDAAVGDFAIVPSRSKLVDFSQPYASTGLVVVIPANDDNATWIFLRPFTIRLWCVVLVSFMVIAVVIWILEHRFNEDFRGPPRRQLVTMMLFSFSTLFKRNQEDTVSNLARLVMIVWLFLLMVLTASYTANLTSILTVQQLPSAITGIDSLRASEVPIGYQAGTFTFEYLTYSLGMARSRLVPLDSTEEYEKALKLGPTNWGGVAAIVDELPYIELFLAERAGFKIVGEPFMHRGWGFVSV, encoded by the exons CTGCTCATGGAGGACTCTGTTTGCAATGTCTTTCATGGGTCTATAGGAG CTTTTAAATTGCTTGAGAAAGAAGTGGTGGCTATGATCGGTCCAATATCATCCTCTGTTGCTCATACGATGTCCGACATTGCCAAAGGGCTCCACTTTCCTCTTATTTCTTTTGCAGCAACTGATCCAACTCTTTCTGCTCTCCAGTTTCCCTTCTTTCTTCGGACTACACCTAATGATGCCCACCAAATGTCTGCCCTTGTGGAACTGATCGCTTTCTACGGATGGAAAGAGGTGATATCAGTATACTCAGATGATGAGCTCGGAAGAAATGGAGTTGCTGCTCTTGATGATGAACTGTACAAGAAAAGATCCAGAATTTCCTATAAAGTGCCTCTCTCAGTGCATTCTGATGAAAAATTCCTTACGGAAGCTTTAAAAAAATCCAAGTCCATCGGTCCTCGAGTTTATATTCTTCATTTTGGTCCTGACCCATCGCTCAGAATTTTTGATATAGCGCAAAAGCTGCAGATGATGACCCATGAATACGTGTGGCTCGCCACAGACTGGCTCTCAGTTACCTTAGATTCTTCTTTGAGTGACAAAGGTACTCTAAAACGTCTTGAAGGAGTAGTGGGGCTTCGTCAACACATCCCAGAATCAATAAAGATGCAACAATTCACACATAAACTGAAGAGCAACAGATCAATGAATGCCTACGCATTACATGCCTATGATACAGTGTGGATGATTGCATATGGCATCGAGAAGTTGCTAAATGAAGGAATCAACATAACCTTTTCTTACTCCGAAAAATTACTTCATGCAAAAGGAACTAAACTGCACCTGGAGAAAATCAAGTTTTTCAACAGTGGGGAGCTACTACTTGAGAAACTTCTGAAGGTGAACTTCACTGGTATAGCCGGTCAAGTTCAGTTTGGTTCTGGCCGAAACGTCATCGGCTGTGACTACGAAATCATCAATGTAGACAAAACTGGTGTTCATACTGTGGgtttttggtcaaaaaatgGAGGCTTTTCAGTTGTAGCCCCAAAACTCCAACATTCACAGAAGGAGACTAGCTTAGTTTCTGATGAAAAACTTGGAGACATAACCTGGCCTGGTGGTGGCCATGGAAAGCCACGTGGTTGGGTCATTGCAGATTCTGCAGATCCATTGAAGATTGTTATCCCAAGAAGAGTGAGTTTTGTCGAGTTTGTGACCGAAGAAAAGAACAGTAGCCATCGCATCAAAGGATATTGCATCGACATCTTCATTGAAGCATTGAAGTTCGTCCCTTACAATGTTCCTTACATATTTGAGCCATTCGGAAATGGCCATTCAAGTCCTAATTACAACCAGCTTATTCAAATGGTCACGGGTGGC GTATATGATGCAGCTGTTGGGGATTTTGCAATAGTCCCAAGCCGGTCAAAATTAGTAGATTTCTCGCAGCCATATGCTTCCACAGGCCTTGTGGTGGTGATTCCAGCTAATGACGACAATGCGACTTGGATTTTCCTGAGACCCTTCACCATCCGGTTATGGTGCGTCGTTCTAGTTTCATTCATGGTAATTGCAGTAGTCATTTGGATCCTCGAACATCGCTTCAATGAAGATTTCAGAGGGCCACCCCGAAGACAACTCGTCACAATGATGTT GTTCAGCTTCTCAACTCTTTTCAAGAGAAACC AAGAAGATACTGTAAGCAATCTAGCAAGACTAGTGATGATTGTATGGCTCTTTCTATTGATGGTTCTAACCGCTAGCTACACAGCAAACCTCACCTCAATCCTCACAGTTCAACAGCTTCCCTCTGCCATTACCGGAATCGATAGCTTGCGAGCAAGCGAGGTGCCTATCGGTTACCAGGCTGGGACGTTCACTTTCGAGTATTTAACCTACAGTCTTGGCATGGCTCGGTCTAGACTGGTCCCACTTGACTCAACTGAGGAGTATGAAAAGGCTCTAAAGCTGGGGCCAACCAATTGGGGAGGTGTGGCTGCCATTGTCGACGAGCTCCCGTACATCGAACTGTTTCTAGCAGAACGAGCAGGCTTCAAGATTGTCGGAGAGCCCTTTATGCACCGTGGTTGGGGATTTGTAA gCGTTTAA
- the LOC104700219 gene encoding glutamate receptor 3.7 isoform X1, which produces MGLGIDSFVAITALILAFLVVPMGCQRPDVVNLGAVFAFDSVIGRAAKVALEAAVSDVNADTSVLNGTKLRLLMEDSVCNVFHGSIGAFKLLEKEVVAMIGPISSSVAHTMSDIAKGLHFPLISFAATDPTLSALQFPFFLRTTPNDAHQMSALVELIAFYGWKEVISVYSDDELGRNGVAALDDELYKKRSRISYKVPLSVHSDEKFLTEALKKSKSIGPRVYILHFGPDPSLRIFDIAQKLQMMTHEYVWLATDWLSVTLDSSLSDKGTLKRLEGVVGLRQHIPESIKMQQFTHKLKSNRSMNAYALHAYDTVWMIAYGIEKLLNEGINITFSYSEKLLHAKGTKLHLEKIKFFNSGELLLEKLLKVNFTGIAGQVQFGSGRNVIGCDYEIINVDKTGVHTVGFWSKNGGFSVVAPKLQHSQKETSLVSDEKLGDITWPGGGHGKPRGWVIADSADPLKIVIPRRVSFVEFVTEEKNSSHRIKGYCIDIFIEALKFVPYNVPYIFEPFGNGHSSPNYNQLIQMVTGGVYDAAVGDFAIVPSRSKLVDFSQPYASTGLVVVIPANDDNATWIFLRPFTIRLWCVVLVSFMVIAVVIWILEHRFNEDFRGPPRRQLVTMMLFSFSTLFKRNQEDTVSNLARLVMIVWLFLLMVLTASYTANLTSILTVQQLPSAITGIDSLRASEVPIGYQAGTFTFEYLTYSLGMARSRLVPLDSTEEYEKALKLGPTNWGGVAAIVDELPYIELFLAERAGFKIVGEPFMHRGWGFAFKRDSPLAEDMSTAILKLSETRKLQEIRKKWLCKMNCAEKSDWNPEPNQLHLKSFKGLYLVCIAITASAFLVYVLRMIRQFVRYRRMDRTCSTSRASWSTSPTMRLRELVFDFVEFVDEKEEAIKRMFRSDDSNNNSNTSHVVEVQEADSEVPRN; this is translated from the exons CTGCTCATGGAGGACTCTGTTTGCAATGTCTTTCATGGGTCTATAGGAG CTTTTAAATTGCTTGAGAAAGAAGTGGTGGCTATGATCGGTCCAATATCATCCTCTGTTGCTCATACGATGTCCGACATTGCCAAAGGGCTCCACTTTCCTCTTATTTCTTTTGCAGCAACTGATCCAACTCTTTCTGCTCTCCAGTTTCCCTTCTTTCTTCGGACTACACCTAATGATGCCCACCAAATGTCTGCCCTTGTGGAACTGATCGCTTTCTACGGATGGAAAGAGGTGATATCAGTATACTCAGATGATGAGCTCGGAAGAAATGGAGTTGCTGCTCTTGATGATGAACTGTACAAGAAAAGATCCAGAATTTCCTATAAAGTGCCTCTCTCAGTGCATTCTGATGAAAAATTCCTTACGGAAGCTTTAAAAAAATCCAAGTCCATCGGTCCTCGAGTTTATATTCTTCATTTTGGTCCTGACCCATCGCTCAGAATTTTTGATATAGCGCAAAAGCTGCAGATGATGACCCATGAATACGTGTGGCTCGCCACAGACTGGCTCTCAGTTACCTTAGATTCTTCTTTGAGTGACAAAGGTACTCTAAAACGTCTTGAAGGAGTAGTGGGGCTTCGTCAACACATCCCAGAATCAATAAAGATGCAACAATTCACACATAAACTGAAGAGCAACAGATCAATGAATGCCTACGCATTACATGCCTATGATACAGTGTGGATGATTGCATATGGCATCGAGAAGTTGCTAAATGAAGGAATCAACATAACCTTTTCTTACTCCGAAAAATTACTTCATGCAAAAGGAACTAAACTGCACCTGGAGAAAATCAAGTTTTTCAACAGTGGGGAGCTACTACTTGAGAAACTTCTGAAGGTGAACTTCACTGGTATAGCCGGTCAAGTTCAGTTTGGTTCTGGCCGAAACGTCATCGGCTGTGACTACGAAATCATCAATGTAGACAAAACTGGTGTTCATACTGTGGgtttttggtcaaaaaatgGAGGCTTTTCAGTTGTAGCCCCAAAACTCCAACATTCACAGAAGGAGACTAGCTTAGTTTCTGATGAAAAACTTGGAGACATAACCTGGCCTGGTGGTGGCCATGGAAAGCCACGTGGTTGGGTCATTGCAGATTCTGCAGATCCATTGAAGATTGTTATCCCAAGAAGAGTGAGTTTTGTCGAGTTTGTGACCGAAGAAAAGAACAGTAGCCATCGCATCAAAGGATATTGCATCGACATCTTCATTGAAGCATTGAAGTTCGTCCCTTACAATGTTCCTTACATATTTGAGCCATTCGGAAATGGCCATTCAAGTCCTAATTACAACCAGCTTATTCAAATGGTCACGGGTGGC GTATATGATGCAGCTGTTGGGGATTTTGCAATAGTCCCAAGCCGGTCAAAATTAGTAGATTTCTCGCAGCCATATGCTTCCACAGGCCTTGTGGTGGTGATTCCAGCTAATGACGACAATGCGACTTGGATTTTCCTGAGACCCTTCACCATCCGGTTATGGTGCGTCGTTCTAGTTTCATTCATGGTAATTGCAGTAGTCATTTGGATCCTCGAACATCGCTTCAATGAAGATTTCAGAGGGCCACCCCGAAGACAACTCGTCACAATGATGTT GTTCAGCTTCTCAACTCTTTTCAAGAGAAACC AAGAAGATACTGTAAGCAATCTAGCAAGACTAGTGATGATTGTATGGCTCTTTCTATTGATGGTTCTAACCGCTAGCTACACAGCAAACCTCACCTCAATCCTCACAGTTCAACAGCTTCCCTCTGCCATTACCGGAATCGATAGCTTGCGAGCAAGCGAGGTGCCTATCGGTTACCAGGCTGGGACGTTCACTTTCGAGTATTTAACCTACAGTCTTGGCATGGCTCGGTCTAGACTGGTCCCACTTGACTCAACTGAGGAGTATGAAAAGGCTCTAAAGCTGGGGCCAACCAATTGGGGAGGTGTGGCTGCCATTGTCGACGAGCTCCCGTACATCGAACTGTTTCTAGCAGAACGAGCAGGCTTCAAGATTGTCGGAGAGCCCTTTATGCACCGTGGTTGGGGATTT gCGTTTAAGAGAGATTCTCCACTGGCAGAAGATATGTCAACAGCTATCTTGAAACTCTCTGAGACCAGGAAACTGCAAGAGATACGGAAAAAATGGTTATGCAAGATGAACTGCGCAGAGAAATCAGATTGGAACCCAGAGCCAAACCAGCTACATCTCAAGAGCTTCAAAGGGTTGTACCTTGTCTGCATAGCAATCACGGCCTCTGCGTTTTTAGTGTATGTTCTCAGGATGATACGCCAGTTCGTGCGGTACAGACGGATGGATAGGACATGCTCAACGTCTCGCGCTTCTTGGTCGACTTCTCCTACGATGCGGCTTAGAGAACTGGTGTTTGATTTTGTGGAGTTTGtggatgagaaagaagaagctatcAAGAGAATGTTCAGGAGTGATGACTCTAATAACAATAGCAACACATCTCATGTTGTGGAAGTCCAAGAAGCTGATTCTGAGGTACCACGAAATTGA